A DNA window from Coffea arabica cultivar ET-39 chromosome 6c, Coffea Arabica ET-39 HiFi, whole genome shotgun sequence contains the following coding sequences:
- the LOC113691399 gene encoding uncharacterized protein At3g28850-like → MGCSASIPQAFISRDQPQQSQSSNFSSSSLSQSPHSNFSSSTPVSRTLSLPTPLVHHLPLCKGDTNHLVSLTSTTYGSLVLVDPPKPNFDAEDFVNSTVTAQIVKPPNVNDSGDPLSPDSVINTWELMEGLDELDFDVVDPPGESPKKPILCSKSKTFDLGSMTKDFDANELERSYEFVEHSDSKPLWQHLSEESLLAKLDPNVVSSYRKALLSKQFGGKEAKEWLKSGKIQPIGSPNSTSFCSKRSDIYLSGAEDRVVLYYTSLRGIRKTYEECCTVRMIFRGFRVCVDERDMSMDSSYRKELQSLLGGKTVTLPQVFIKGMYIGGAEEIKELHEEGELAVLLDGIPVKDSRFVCESCGDARFVPCSTCNGSRKIFEEEEGKLRRCFDCNENGLVRCPSCCP, encoded by the coding sequence ATGGGCTGTTCTGCTTCTATTCCCCAAGCTTTTATCTCAAGAGATCAGCCTCAGCAAAGTCAGTCCTCAAATTTTTCATCTTCCTCACTTTCTCAATCACCTCATTCTAATTTCTCTTCTTCAACCCCGGTTTCAAGAACTCTCTCCCTTCCCACCCCATTGGTCCACCATCTTCCTCTTTGCAAAGGGGATACTAACCATTTGGTTTCTCTCACATCAACCACCTATGGTTCTCTAGTCCTCGTTGACCCTCCAAAGCCTAATTTTGATGCTGAAGATTTTGTGAATTCGACGGTGACTGCCCAGATTGTTAAACCTCCAAATGTAAATGATTCTGGCGACCCTTTATCCCCTGACTCGGTTATCAACACTTGGGAGCTCATGGAAGGCCTCGACGAGTTAGATTTTGATGTGGTTGATCCTCCTGGTGAATCCCCTAAAAAGCCCATTCTGTGTAGCAAGTCTAAGACTTTTGATTTGGGGTCTATGACGAAAGATTTTGATGCAAATGAGTTGGAAAGGAGTTATGAGTTTGTTGAGCATTCGGATTCCAAGCCATTGTGGCAGCATTTGTCTGAGGAGTCTTTGCTGGCTAAGTTAGACCCCAATGTGGTTTCGAGTTATCGAAAAGCGTTATTGAGTAAACaatttgggggaaaagaagcaAAAGAGTGGTTGAAATCTGGAAAGATTCAGCCTATTGGGTCACCTAATAGTACTTCATTCTGTTCCAAAAGGAGTGATATTTATTTGTCAGGAGCTGAGGATAGGGTTGTGTTGTACTATACTAGTTTGAGAGGGATTAGGAAGACTTATGAAGAATGCTGCACTGTTAGAATGATTTTTAGGGGGTTTAGAGTGTGTGTTGATGAAAGAGATATGTCAATGGATTCTTCGTATAGGAAGGAGTTGCAAAGTCTGCTGGGAGGGAAGACAGTGACCTTGCCCCAAGTGTTTATTAAGGGAATGTACATTGGTGGAGCAGAGGAAATTAAGGAACTTCATGAGGAAGGGGAACTGGCTGTACTTTTGGATGGTATTCCGGTGAAGGATTCTCGTTTTGTCTGCGAGAGCTGTGGAGATGCAAGATTTGTACCGTGTTCAACTTGTAATGGAAGTCGGAAGATCTTTGAAGAGGAGGAAGGAAAATTGAGAAGGTGTTTTGATTGTAATGAGAACGGGTTGGTTAGGTGCCCCAGCTGCTGTCCCTGA
- the LOC113694167 gene encoding DNA-directed RNA polymerase V subunit 5A gives MDVGGKMEMDVDGESYPRCLSSYIDEGSIESHRYYLSRRTVLEMLRDRGFLVPNSEIGLSLQDFRNNYGQQPDIDRLRISALHKDDPSNKILVLFCGPNVVKVNVIRGIANQIMNKDTLSRLILIVQNHITSQAMKAVDLLPFKVEIFQITDLLVNVTKHVLKPKHQLLTEEEKQRLLEKYNIEDKQLPRMLQKDAIARYYGLEKGQVLKVTYNNEITETHVTYRCVW, from the exons ATGGATGTCGGTGGGAAAATGGAAATGGATGTAGATGGGGAGAGTTACCCGAGGTGTTTGAGTAGCTATATCGATGAGGGTAGCATAGAGTCTCATAGGTACTACTTGTCACGCCGAACTGTGCTGGAAATGCTTAGGGACCGTGGTTTTCTCGTACCCAATTCGGAGATTGGACTCTCTCTTCAAGACTTCCGTAATAACTACGGCCAACAGCCTGACATTGATCGCCTGAGAATCTCTGCTCTTCACAAGGATGACCCTTCTAACAAG ATTCTAGTCCTTTTCTGTGGGCCTAATGTGGTGAAAGTAAATGTAATTCGTGGTATTGCAAACCAAATCATGAACAAAGACACTCTAAGTAGGCTGATACTAATTGTGCAAAATCACATAACCAGCCAGGCTATGAAAGCTGTGGATCTCTTGCCTTTCAAAGTTGAGATTTTCCAG ATTACTGACTTGCTTGTCAATGTCACCAAGCACGTTTTGAAGCCAAAGCATCAACTGCTAACTGAAGAAGAGAAACAAAGGCTTCTTGAGAAGTATAACATAGAGGACAAACAG CTCCCGCGGATGTTGCAAAAAGATGCAATCGCTCGATACTATGGACTTGAAAAGGGGCAGGTGTTGAAGGTTACCTACAATAACGAGATCACTGAGACGCACGTTACCTACAGATGTGTTTGGTGA